The Metabacillus schmidteae genome has a segment encoding these proteins:
- a CDS encoding NAD(P)/FAD-dependent oxidoreductase → MSHPSVQEITIIGGGPTGLFAAFYAGMRNSSVKVIESLPQLGGQLSALYPEKYIYDIAGFPRVRAQELIDRLKEQAQQFNPAICLDQMVENLEIIDDGVIRLTTNKEAHLTKTVILTAGNGAFQPRKLELENAEIYESSNLHYFIDNLEKFRNKKVLICGGGDSAVDWSLMLEPIAAQVTLVHRRDKFRAHESSVTNLMKSNVVIKTPFIPVGLNGDGETIHSVKLEHSKDGTEEIVDVDDVIINYGFLSSLGPMKNWGLTIEKNSVVVNSKMETNIPGVYAAGDICTYDGKVKLIATGFGEAPTAVNNAKAYIDPKAKVQPLHSTSIFA, encoded by the coding sequence ATGTCACACCCATCTGTTCAGGAAATTACCATTATTGGAGGAGGGCCAACAGGGCTATTTGCTGCATTTTATGCTGGAATGAGAAACTCTTCTGTTAAGGTTATTGAAAGCTTACCTCAACTAGGAGGGCAATTATCTGCCCTTTATCCTGAAAAATATATTTACGATATAGCCGGATTCCCAAGAGTCCGTGCACAGGAATTAATTGACCGCCTCAAAGAACAAGCTCAACAATTCAACCCTGCCATCTGTCTTGACCAAATGGTTGAGAACTTAGAGATTATTGACGATGGTGTCATTCGACTCACTACAAATAAAGAAGCACATCTAACAAAAACGGTTATTCTCACAGCCGGTAACGGTGCCTTTCAACCTCGCAAACTTGAATTAGAAAATGCTGAAATCTATGAATCAAGCAATCTTCACTATTTTATCGACAATCTTGAAAAGTTCAGAAACAAAAAGGTTCTCATTTGTGGTGGGGGTGACTCTGCTGTTGATTGGTCCTTAATGCTGGAACCTATTGCCGCTCAAGTAACTCTTGTTCACCGACGTGATAAGTTTCGTGCTCATGAATCAAGCGTTACTAATCTAATGAAAAGTAATGTTGTGATAAAAACCCCGTTCATTCCTGTTGGCCTTAATGGAGATGGAGAGACAATACATTCTGTTAAACTGGAACACTCAAAAGATGGAACGGAAGAAATAGTGGATGTAGATGATGTCATTATTAACTACGGGTTTCTATCATCACTTGGTCCAATGAAAAACTGGGGGCTAACAATTGAAAAAAACTCTGTTGTTGTAAACTCGAAAATGGAAACCAATATTCCGGGGGTTTATGCAGCCGGAGACATCTGTACGTACGATGGAAAAGTCAAGCTAATCGCTACGGGATTTGGTGAAGCTCCAACTGCAGTTAATAATGCAAAGGCCTATATTGACCCAAAAGCTAAAGTACAACCGCTTCATAGTACGAGTATATTTGCGTAA
- a CDS encoding metal-sulfur cluster assembly factor, with product MNETTINAQATAKYWNALKEVMDPEFPISVVDMGLIYEIMKNKNQLEVRMTYTSTGCACMQWIESDIKERLLKEEEINDVNIQVVWDPPWTVNNLSEEGKKMLKHWGVSS from the coding sequence TTGAACGAAACAACAATCAATGCACAAGCAACAGCAAAATATTGGAATGCCCTCAAGGAAGTAATGGATCCTGAATTTCCAATCAGCGTCGTAGATATGGGGTTAATCTATGAAATTATGAAAAATAAAAATCAATTAGAAGTTCGGATGACATATACGTCAACAGGATGCGCTTGTATGCAGTGGATTGAAAGCGATATCAAAGAGCGCTTGCTTAAGGAAGAAGAAATTAATGATGTAAATATTCAGGTTGTATGGGATCCGCCTTGGACGGTTAACAACCTTAGTGAAGAAGGAAAGAAGATGTTAAAGCATTGGGGGGTAAGTTCATGA
- a CDS encoding ABC transporter ATP-binding protein, translating into MLDVQNLHTYYGESHILHDVSLKVKKGSVSVLLGRNGMGKTTTLHSIMGIVPPKSGKVLIKNTEINGKPSYQVSKHGIGIVPQGRRIFSDLTVKENLLTTYRPINNGWDLNKIYEMFPRLKERETSMGGTLSGGEQQMLSIGRALMTNPELLLLDEPSEGLSPLMVREVIRIIRELKDNGMSMLLVEQNLAMAMDLADYVYILNKGSIVFEGTPKEFDSGVKNKYLSLSS; encoded by the coding sequence ATGTTAGATGTTCAAAATCTCCACACTTACTATGGAGAAAGCCATATTCTTCACGATGTTTCTTTAAAAGTGAAAAAAGGTTCAGTTTCTGTTCTTCTTGGCCGTAACGGGATGGGAAAAACAACAACACTTCACTCCATAATGGGGATTGTACCACCCAAAAGCGGGAAGGTATTAATAAAAAATACAGAAATAAACGGAAAGCCAAGCTATCAAGTTTCGAAACATGGAATTGGAATTGTGCCTCAGGGAAGGAGGATTTTTAGTGATTTAACAGTAAAAGAAAATTTATTAACGACCTATCGACCAATCAATAATGGATGGGATTTGAATAAAATTTATGAGATGTTTCCAAGACTAAAAGAAAGAGAAACATCAATGGGAGGAACACTTAGCGGAGGAGAGCAGCAAATGCTTTCAATTGGAAGAGCTCTTATGACAAATCCGGAGCTTCTCTTACTAGATGAGCCATCAGAAGGCCTTTCACCTTTAATGGTTAGGGAAGTGATTAGAATCATTAGGGAGTTAAAAGATAATGGCATGTCGATGCTGCTTGTTGAGCAGAATTTAGCCATGGCAATGGATTTAGCCGATTATGTATACATTTTAAATAAGGGATCTATTGTGTTTGAGGGAACACCAAAGGAATTTGATTCAGGGGTTAAAAATAAATATTTATCGTTAAGTTCGTAA
- a CDS encoding MBL fold metallo-hydrolase has translation MNIEKIKYDGYRIGIPVPFPMKYVYCYLFKQNDGYTLIDVGLNYSEARETWAKVFEFLTIQFSDIKTIYLTHFHPDHTGLAGWMQELTGADVYMHEIDTEMMERVFGENSVQTVKLKEMILKHGVPEQLSEKIIMHMEKLRKSVLPLPKFKKIGLEVQFGHKDWKVIHTPGHSSGHICFYQENDKTMISGDMILDKITPNISVWPGASQKPLHDYMESLKMLKTLSIKTAYTAHNVSIENVNDRIDELIAHHHERLAKIENLARGKTAFEIAEILFSHKNLTPHQWRFAIAETIAHLNYLEQENRIECQGTRPIIYHEKINVSHQ, from the coding sequence GTGAATATTGAAAAGATAAAATATGACGGCTATCGAATCGGAATTCCAGTTCCTTTTCCAATGAAGTATGTTTACTGCTATCTATTTAAACAAAATGATGGATATACCTTGATAGATGTTGGATTAAACTACAGTGAAGCAAGAGAAACATGGGCAAAGGTCTTTGAATTTTTAACTATACAATTTTCAGATATAAAGACGATTTATTTAACACATTTTCATCCTGACCATACAGGTTTGGCCGGATGGATGCAGGAATTAACAGGTGCGGATGTTTATATGCATGAAATTGATACTGAAATGATGGAAAGAGTATTTGGCGAAAACAGTGTTCAAACCGTAAAATTAAAAGAAATGATCCTTAAACATGGTGTACCTGAACAACTAAGTGAAAAGATTATTATGCATATGGAAAAGCTCAGAAAAAGTGTTTTGCCATTGCCAAAATTTAAAAAAATTGGTTTGGAAGTTCAATTTGGTCATAAGGATTGGAAGGTTATTCATACCCCTGGACACAGCAGTGGTCATATATGTTTTTACCAAGAAAATGATAAAACGATGATTTCTGGAGATATGATTTTGGATAAAATTACTCCGAACATAAGCGTGTGGCCGGGAGCAAGCCAAAAACCATTACACGATTATATGGAGTCGTTAAAAATGCTGAAAACATTATCCATCAAAACAGCCTACACTGCACACAATGTGTCAATTGAAAACGTAAACGATCGAATTGATGAACTAATCGCCCATCATCATGAGCGATTAGCCAAAATAGAAAATTTGGCCCGAGGAAAAACGGCATTTGAAATCGCAGAAATTCTCTTCTCACATAAAAACTTAACTCCACACCAATGGCGATTTGCTATAGCGGAAACAATTGCCCATTTAAATTACCTGGAACAAGAAAATCGAATTGAATGTCAAGGTACAAGACCCATCATTTATCATGAAAAAATAAATGTTTCACATCAATAA
- a CDS encoding acyl-CoA thioesterase, giving the protein MRSNEINIMVNWGDTDKAGIVYYPNYFKWFDIAGHQFFRSCNLSPQKLEKERNIILPLLDARCSFEKPLLYEDIMTIHTEVQEINNKTIKLSHQVFKGNVRTGHGYELRGWVSQQDQQIKAVPIPLEVKNILQENTHTKDMADRTVFNA; this is encoded by the coding sequence TTGCGTTCAAATGAAATAAACATTATGGTCAACTGGGGAGATACCGACAAAGCTGGTATTGTCTATTATCCAAATTATTTTAAATGGTTTGATATAGCAGGTCATCAATTCTTTCGAAGCTGTAATTTATCTCCACAAAAGCTTGAGAAGGAGAGAAATATTATTCTTCCACTTTTAGACGCAAGATGCAGTTTTGAAAAACCTTTATTATATGAAGATATTATGACCATTCATACAGAAGTACAGGAGATAAACAATAAAACAATTAAATTAAGTCATCAAGTCTTTAAAGGGAATGTAAGAACTGGTCACGGATATGAATTGAGAGGCTGGGTAAGCCAACAAGATCAACAAATAAAAGCTGTCCCCATTCCTTTAGAGGTGAAAAACATTTTACAAGAAAATACGCATACAAAAGACATGGCTGATAGAACTGTATTTAATGCATAA
- a CDS encoding PaaX family transcriptional regulator: protein MKPRSLMFTLYGEYIEYYGGEIWVGSLIQMMSHFGVSESSVRGAILRMVQKNLLTVRKIGNKSYYSLSDQGNRRMEDGVKRVYTTQSETWDGMWRILTYSFPEEKRELRNEIRKELNWTGFGAISNSTWVSPNALEDQVLELIQTYEIEENAFLFSASSIVSHDNQSIIDKGWDLEAISSEYDIFINKYTPIYETLCEKALNNSISDVECFIERTQLVHEYRKFLFQDPGFPRDLLPDKWSGAKARELFWNIHQLISIPAVRFFETLYEAAPDRDVQAKRDKAINPFRDVRV from the coding sequence TTGAAGCCAAGGTCTTTGATGTTTACATTATACGGAGAATACATTGAATATTATGGAGGAGAAATTTGGGTTGGAAGCTTAATACAGATGATGAGCCATTTTGGAGTTTCAGAATCTTCTGTAAGAGGCGCTATTTTACGAATGGTTCAAAAAAATTTATTAACTGTTAGAAAGATAGGAAATAAAAGCTATTATTCATTATCAGATCAAGGAAATCGTAGAATGGAAGATGGGGTAAAAAGGGTTTATACCACGCAAAGTGAGACATGGGATGGTATGTGGAGAATTTTAACCTATTCGTTTCCAGAGGAAAAGCGGGAACTTCGTAATGAAATTAGAAAAGAATTGAACTGGACAGGGTTTGGAGCCATTTCAAACAGTACATGGGTTAGTCCTAATGCATTGGAAGATCAAGTATTAGAACTGATTCAAACGTACGAGATTGAAGAGAATGCCTTTTTATTCAGTGCTTCTTCAATTGTTTCACATGACAACCAAAGTATTATTGATAAAGGTTGGGATCTTGAAGCAATCTCAAGTGAATATGATATTTTTATCAACAAATATACCCCTATCTATGAAACTCTATGTGAAAAAGCACTAAATAACAGCATTTCAGATGTAGAATGTTTTATTGAAAGAACACAACTTGTCCATGAATATCGGAAGTTTCTTTTTCAGGATCCTGGTTTTCCTCGTGATTTACTACCTGATAAATGGTCTGGTGCAAAGGCAAGGGAATTATTTTGGAATATTCATCAACTAATTTCTATTCCGGCTGTCCGCTTCTTTGAAACTCTTTATGAAGCTGCACCTGATCGTGATGTCCAGGCAAAGCGTGATAAAGCGATAAATCCATTTAGAGATGTTCGTGTATAG
- a CDS encoding Phenylacetic acid catabolic protein, protein MSVNQTEILLEKVQNGFKVENIEDMNEEYLKALKQTLTIVGDTELLSVPPLLTVYNQAPNLNYKITALAIMQDEIGHAHIAFRLLEDLGEDVNSLLYERQPNRWKNPYAFDYKLDNWIELGVFNGLFDRAGYTLLGDAHEHTSYGPWKRALVKVDKEELFHLRNGEIIMKAGMKKPETAKQVQEAVDWMFLMALEFFGVADGLKSRSAQLDYRLKGRTNDELRQRWLSTAVPFCESIGVKVPAHYDEEQGKYVLDVPFPCKFDVENKKWLFDQPDTWENVIQRFKARGPQNEEFVHRIQKGARELQEMREEVV, encoded by the coding sequence ATGAGTGTGAATCAAACCGAGATTCTATTAGAGAAAGTCCAAAATGGCTTTAAGGTAGAAAATATTGAAGATATGAACGAGGAGTATTTAAAAGCATTAAAGCAAACATTGACGATTGTAGGAGATACTGAACTTCTAAGTGTGCCTCCACTCTTAACTGTCTATAATCAAGCACCGAACTTAAACTATAAAATTACCGCTCTAGCAATTATGCAGGATGAAATTGGGCATGCTCATATTGCTTTCAGATTATTAGAGGATCTAGGTGAAGACGTTAACAGTCTATTGTATGAGAGACAGCCGAATCGGTGGAAGAATCCTTATGCATTTGATTATAAATTAGACAATTGGATTGAATTAGGTGTTTTTAATGGGCTATTTGACCGCGCCGGATATACATTGCTCGGTGATGCGCATGAGCATACATCATACGGACCATGGAAACGTGCCTTAGTTAAAGTAGATAAAGAAGAATTGTTTCATTTAAGAAATGGTGAAATCATTATGAAAGCTGGAATGAAAAAGCCGGAAACAGCTAAGCAGGTTCAGGAAGCTGTTGATTGGATGTTCTTAATGGCTCTCGAGTTTTTTGGTGTGGCAGATGGGCTGAAAAGCCGTTCGGCACAACTTGATTACAGGTTAAAAGGGAGAACAAATGATGAACTTCGTCAAAGGTGGTTATCAACGGCTGTTCCATTCTGTGAGTCAATTGGTGTAAAAGTTCCAGCTCACTATGATGAAGAACAAGGTAAATATGTTTTAGATGTACCATTCCCATGTAAGTTCGATGTAGAAAATAAAAAATGGTTATTTGATCAACCTGATACATGGGAAAACGTAATTCAACGCTTTAAAGCCCGCGGACCGCAGAATGAAGAATTTGTTCATAGAATTCAAAAGGGTGCCAGGGAGTTACAAGAAATGAGAGAAGAGGTGGTATAA
- a CDS encoding ABC transporter ATP-binding protein gives MVEDKILTISGIGKSFGGLHILKNISLEVEKGERIGIIGPNGAGKTTFFNLLTGDLEPSFGEIYYGKANISKQPNYKRARNGIVRTFQKNNLLNELSVIDNLLLVLQRKNGIGHVWFKQRGAKQYRDLYTKADELLEKWGLFHQRNAIVKNLSYGEQRQIEILLGVATEPTILLLDEPTAGMSQSETNHIVDLLYKLPKDLTVMIIEHDLEIVFGLADRMIVLFEGEILIDGPPEVVKKDEKVNKIYIGSGDEVKC, from the coding sequence TTGGTTGAAGACAAAATCTTAACGATTAGTGGGATAGGTAAAAGTTTTGGTGGCTTACACATTTTAAAAAATATCTCTTTGGAAGTAGAAAAAGGGGAAAGAATAGGGATCATCGGACCGAATGGTGCTGGTAAAACGACGTTTTTTAATTTGTTAACAGGAGATTTGGAGCCAAGTTTCGGAGAAATCTATTACGGAAAAGCAAATATTTCAAAACAACCAAATTATAAACGTGCTCGAAATGGGATTGTTCGAACGTTCCAAAAAAATAATCTTTTAAATGAGTTGTCTGTAATTGACAATTTGCTTCTTGTATTGCAGAGGAAGAATGGAATTGGTCATGTATGGTTCAAGCAGAGAGGAGCAAAACAATATCGTGACCTTTATACAAAGGCCGATGAACTGCTTGAAAAATGGGGCTTATTTCATCAACGAAATGCGATTGTAAAAAATCTATCATATGGTGAGCAAAGACAAATTGAAATACTGCTTGGTGTTGCCACAGAACCTACCATTCTATTACTCGATGAACCAACAGCCGGAATGTCTCAGTCAGAAACAAATCACATTGTCGATCTACTTTATAAACTCCCAAAAGATTTAACCGTCATGATTATTGAACATGATCTTGAAATCGTGTTTGGTTTGGCTGATCGTATGATCGTATTATTTGAAGGTGAGATTTTAATAGATGGCCCACCTGAGGTCGTAAAAAAAGATGAGAAAGTGAACAAAATCTATATCGGAAGCGGAGATGAAGTCAAATGTTAG
- a CDS encoding CoA transferase subunit A codes for MRNKLQTLKESIEEHIQHGDSVVLGACLEPMIPFAAAHEIIRQEKSELTVIAPISDILFDMLIGDGRVKKIIAAWAGNVSAGLGHNYRRSIEKSIPLRIEIEDHSNFSIGLALLAGAMGVPYVPAKTLLGTGLLESNQHFKVEEYNGEKLVHVPALNPDVAIIGVQRADKNGNAHLWGNFGIAQDAALASKKVILLAEEIVDTSVIESDPNRVFVPGFKVTSVVHCPAFCHPSPMQGHYGRDHEFFQEYHTLTKSREGFIDWINKWVKDVQSHENYLEIVGQLRMEALKVKSQHLAAPVNYASE; via the coding sequence ATGAGGAATAAGCTGCAAACCTTGAAAGAATCAATTGAAGAGCATATTCAGCATGGTGATTCCGTTGTATTAGGCGCTTGCTTGGAGCCAATGATTCCCTTTGCCGCTGCACATGAAATCATTCGCCAGGAAAAAAGTGAGCTAACCGTCATCGCTCCTATTTCAGATATTTTGTTTGATATGTTAATTGGTGACGGAAGAGTGAAAAAAATAATTGCCGCATGGGCAGGAAATGTAAGTGCGGGTCTTGGTCATAATTATCGTCGTTCTATTGAAAAAAGTATTCCTTTACGAATAGAAATTGAGGATCATAGCAATTTTTCTATAGGATTGGCACTACTGGCCGGTGCAATGGGGGTACCGTATGTACCAGCGAAAACTCTTTTAGGAACAGGGCTTTTAGAAAGTAATCAACACTTTAAGGTGGAAGAGTATAACGGGGAAAAACTGGTCCATGTTCCTGCCTTAAACCCGGATGTTGCGATTATTGGCGTACAACGGGCAGACAAAAATGGAAACGCTCATCTTTGGGGGAATTTTGGGATAGCTCAGGATGCGGCACTTGCAAGTAAAAAGGTTATTTTATTAGCTGAGGAAATTGTGGATACGAGTGTCATAGAAAGTGATCCTAATCGAGTATTTGTGCCCGGCTTTAAAGTGACATCTGTCGTACATTGTCCGGCATTTTGCCATCCTTCTCCAATGCAAGGTCATTATGGTAGAGATCACGAATTTTTCCAAGAGTATCATACTCTTACAAAATCTAGAGAAGGATTTATTGATTGGATCAATAAGTGGGTAAAAGACGTTCAATCACATGAAAACTATTTAGAGATAGTTGGTCAATTAAGAATGGAAGCATTAAAAGTGAAGAGTCAGCATTTAGCCGCACCGGTTAATTATGCCTCTGAATAA
- a CDS encoding Phenylacetic acid catabolic protein, producing MAENNYSSLITLAETIADNKYILGDRLVEIGVSGPTLEATLSAIAMAQQELGHSRLIYRWANDLKGVNGSKIEIKDQTGKAFSRNVEINNWIELIAGLYAVNVATDLVMRAIIESGNTDINHPFSKMLKEQNEHLVYSKVWCKQLLNDKGSIPGHFKISLEKVMIEVVEWLKTIESDHLLLSQNIINKNENLVSKCKEIVNELLNVGAVSNA from the coding sequence ATGGCAGAGAACAATTACAGCTCATTAATAACTCTCGCTGAAACGATAGCAGATAATAAATATATTTTAGGTGATCGTCTTGTTGAAATTGGTGTAAGCGGACCAACACTGGAAGCAACACTATCGGCCATTGCAATGGCTCAGCAGGAATTAGGTCACTCCCGATTAATTTACAGATGGGCGAATGATTTAAAGGGTGTAAACGGCAGTAAAATTGAAATTAAAGATCAAACAGGAAAGGCATTTAGTCGAAATGTAGAAATAAATAATTGGATTGAACTCATTGCCGGTCTTTATGCGGTAAATGTAGCGACAGATTTAGTCATGCGAGCAATTATCGAAAGTGGAAATACCGATATTAATCATCCTTTCAGCAAAATGCTAAAAGAGCAAAATGAGCATCTGGTTTATTCGAAAGTTTGGTGTAAACAGTTACTAAATGATAAGGGATCTATACCTGGACATTTTAAGATCTCTTTAGAGAAGGTGATGATTGAAGTTGTTGAGTGGTTGAAGACAATAGAGTCAGACCATCTCTTACTCTCGCAAAATATTATAAATAAAAATGAAAACTTAGTTTCTAAGTGTAAAGAAATTGTCAATGAATTACTGAATGTTGGAGCTGTTTCCAATGCTTGA
- a CDS encoding CoA-transferase subunit beta yields the protein MKKLNFTTEELMVVAAAREIKDEEVVFVGMRLPMLAFAVAKKLHAPNSVGFYECGIVRDEPSKTLLYTMGDTPNVIGAQWCTSTNHLMFLMQQGNVDCGFIGGAEIDKYGNVNTSYIGDYKNPKIKLPGSGGAADIASLSKRLLVIMNHEKRRFREGVDYITSPGYGSGGNWREEQGLPRGGIGALITTLGLMRPDPVTKELELSSVHPGITVEDVKENTGWELKVSSNLIETAPPSEEELRVIREIDPEGFWTGKK from the coding sequence GTGAAGAAGTTGAACTTTACAACAGAAGAGTTAATGGTAGTTGCTGCGGCAAGAGAAATAAAAGACGAGGAAGTTGTGTTTGTTGGCATGCGTTTACCGATGCTTGCCTTTGCAGTGGCGAAAAAGCTGCATGCACCAAATTCGGTTGGATTTTATGAATGTGGTATTGTCCGTGATGAGCCTTCTAAAACATTACTTTATACCATGGGAGATACTCCTAATGTGATTGGTGCTCAATGGTGTACATCAACAAATCACTTAATGTTTTTAATGCAGCAAGGCAATGTTGATTGTGGTTTTATCGGTGGGGCTGAAATAGATAAGTATGGTAATGTAAACACCTCATATATAGGTGATTATAAAAATCCAAAAATAAAACTCCCGGGAAGCGGAGGAGCAGCAGATATTGCTTCACTTTCAAAAAGACTTCTTGTCATTATGAATCATGAGAAAAGAAGATTTAGAGAGGGTGTTGATTATATTACTTCTCCTGGATATGGAAGTGGAGGAAATTGGAGAGAGGAACAAGGTCTTCCACGGGGTGGTATTGGTGCACTAATTACTACGCTTGGACTTATGAGGCCGGATCCTGTTACAAAGGAATTGGAATTAAGTAGTGTGCATCCGGGTATTACTGTTGAGGATGTAAAGGAAAATACAGGTTGGGAGTTAAAAGTATCATCTAATTTAATCGAAACAGCTCCGCCTTCTGAAGAAGAGCTTCGTGTTATACGGGAGATTGATCCTGAAGGATTTTGGACTGGAAAGAAATAG
- a CDS encoding PaaD-like zinc ribbon domain-containing protein — MLDQRSEVKCAFCSSNKVDKLSSFGTAQLVRQYYCNNCRCVFEYIRWQDSETKE, encoded by the coding sequence ATGCTTGATCAACGTTCTGAAGTAAAATGCGCATTTTGTTCATCAAACAAGGTAGATAAGCTTTCATCATTTGGGACAGCTCAGTTAGTGAGACAGTATTATTGCAACAATTGTCGTTGTGTTTTCGAATACATTCGTTGGCAGGACTCTGAAACGAAAGAATGA
- a CDS encoding enoyl-CoA hydratase-related protein has product MSKVLMEVRNHLAFVTINREEQLNCFDYETLLELENIVEDIKLNKEIRVVIFTGKGEKAFSAGADLKERRTLTEKEVRRNVNKIRDVFSMIEELPQPTIAAINGYALGGGFELALVCDFRYAIKTAKIGLTEVSWGIIPGAGGTQRLSRLIGTSKAKELILTARKIDAQQAFELGILNKVVDRMDELSSSAISLAEEIMQNGPLAVTQAKYAINYGSSVDMHTGLAIESKAYEVIIPSKDRIEALEAFREKRPPNFKGE; this is encoded by the coding sequence ATGAGTAAAGTATTAATGGAAGTTAGGAATCACCTTGCATTTGTTACGATTAATCGTGAAGAGCAGTTGAATTGTTTTGATTATGAAACACTTTTAGAACTTGAAAACATTGTAGAAGACATTAAACTTAATAAGGAAATCCGGGTTGTTATATTCACTGGAAAAGGTGAAAAAGCATTTAGTGCCGGAGCTGATTTAAAGGAAAGACGTACTTTAACCGAAAAAGAAGTAAGAAGAAATGTGAACAAAATTCGTGATGTTTTCTCAATGATTGAAGAATTACCACAGCCAACGATTGCAGCAATAAATGGGTATGCACTTGGGGGCGGTTTCGAGCTTGCACTTGTATGTGATTTCCGCTATGCTATCAAAACAGCTAAAATCGGTTTAACAGAAGTTAGTTGGGGAATTATTCCAGGTGCAGGCGGAACCCAGCGATTAAGCCGTTTAATAGGTACATCAAAAGCAAAGGAGCTTATTCTTACAGCGAGAAAAATTGATGCACAACAGGCTTTTGAATTAGGAATACTTAATAAAGTTGTTGATCGAATGGATGAGTTATCAAGCAGTGCCATTTCACTTGCAGAAGAAATCATGCAAAATGGCCCTCTTGCTGTTACTCAAGCGAAATATGCGATCAATTATGGATCAAGTGTTGATATGCATACAGGTCTTGCGATTGAATCGAAAGCATATGAAGTCATTATTCCATCCAAAGATAGAATAGAAGCTTTAGAGGCTTTTAGAGAAAAGCGTCCACCGAACTTTAAAGGAGAATAA
- a CDS encoding ferredoxin — translation MAKYTMVDKETCIACGACGATAPDLFDYDDEGIAEAILDNNQGVTAVSEDFEDDLIDAEEGCPTESIKVSNQPFHTHAEV, via the coding sequence ATGGCTAAGTATACAATGGTTGATAAAGAAACATGCATTGCATGTGGAGCATGCGGGGCTACTGCTCCTGATCTTTTTGATTATGATGATGAAGGAATTGCTGAGGCAATATTAGATAATAACCAAGGAGTCACAGCTGTTAGTGAAGACTTTGAAGATGATTTAATCGATGCAGAAGAAGGGTGTCCAACTGAATCGATTAAAGTTTCTAATCAACCGTTTCATACACATGCGGAAGTATAA
- a CDS encoding enoyl-CoA hydratase/isomerase family protein: MSITLSKTKTLTVKKANGIAEVHIHVNKTNAYDLDYYRELNAAIDDIRFDSDIKVAVLMSDMPKFFSAGANINFLKAAEPRFKTQFCLFCNETLDKIARSPQIWIACLEGHTVGGGLEMALACDLRFMGDEAGKIGLPEITLGVLAGTGGTQRLARQVGHSKALDLNLTGETLTPQEALDIQLVDRVFPQAETRAKTLEYAEKIASSATYAASNIKLSIMNGKEMPLNVAVRYEGELQNLLFRSQDAQEGLSAFIEKRGANWSGQ; encoded by the coding sequence ATGTCAATCACACTATCTAAAACGAAAACGCTTACAGTTAAAAAGGCTAATGGAATTGCAGAAGTACACATTCATGTGAACAAAACAAATGCTTATGATCTTGACTATTACAGAGAATTAAATGCTGCAATCGACGATATCCGCTTTGATAGTGATATTAAAGTTGCTGTGTTAATGAGTGATATGCCGAAGTTTTTCTCAGCCGGAGCGAATATTAACTTTTTAAAAGCTGCAGAGCCTCGCTTTAAAACACAATTTTGCTTATTCTGTAATGAAACACTTGATAAAATCGCCCGCTCTCCACAAATTTGGATTGCCTGCTTAGAAGGACATACAGTTGGCGGCGGACTAGAAATGGCACTTGCTTGTGACTTACGCTTTATGGGAGATGAAGCAGGAAAAATCGGCTTACCGGAAATTACACTAGGTGTATTAGCCGGCACAGGCGGAACACAACGTCTTGCACGTCAAGTTGGCCATTCGAAAGCGTTGGATCTTAATTTAACAGGTGAAACGTTAACACCACAGGAAGCTCTGGATATTCAGCTGGTTGACCGTGTTTTCCCTCAAGCTGAAACAAGAGCAAAAACATTAGAATACGCAGAGAAAATTGCAAGCAGTGCAACATATGCAGCATCAAATATTAAACTATCCATTATGAATGGAAAAGAAATGCCATTAAATGTAGCTGTTCGTTATGAGGGCGAGCTGCAAAATCTATTATTCCGTTCACAAGATGCTCAAGAAGGGCTGAGCGCATTTATTGAAAAACGCGGTGCTAATTGGTCTGGACAGTAA